A single Bacillus sp. HMF5848 DNA region contains:
- a CDS encoding RDD family protein: MEQHRAGFWIRFIAFFIDSIILGIVQYIVGFIIPVYDMTATSIISLIITFLYFVWFQSANNGQTLGKKITGIRVANLDGGRVSIGKMLLREMIGKILSSLILFIGYLIAAGKQKRALHDYIAQTIVIRAE, encoded by the coding sequence ATGGAACAACACAGAGCTGGTTTTTGGATTAGATTTATCGCCTTTTTTATTGATAGCATTATTTTAGGTATTGTTCAATATATTGTTGGGTTTATCATTCCAGTATACGACATGACAGCTACGTCCATTATTAGTTTGATTATAACTTTTCTTTATTTTGTATGGTTTCAATCAGCTAATAACGGACAAACTCTCGGCAAAAAAATTACCGGTATTCGCGTAGCTAACTTAGATGGTGGTCGTGTTTCAATTGGTAAAATGCTTTTGCGAGAAATGATTGGAAAAATTCTCTCTTCGTTAATTTTATTCATTGGCTATCTTATAGCAGCTGGTAAACAAAAAAGAGCGTTGCACGACTACATTGCGCAAACAATTGTAATTCGAGCTGAGTAA
- a CDS encoding putative quinol monooxygenase: MHIIHAHIKVKSSERETFLDLTKSLISGSQAEPGNISYQLFQDTNDINTFIMVEEWKDLDAIHYHNQTGHFIEFGKKAIDILASPVVVKTFEVKEIL; this comes from the coding sequence ATGCATATTATCCATGCACATATTAAGGTGAAATCTAGTGAACGAGAAACGTTTTTGGATCTGACAAAGAGCTTAATCTCGGGTTCTCAAGCAGAACCAGGTAATATTAGTTATCAACTTTTCCAGGATACAAATGATATTAATACTTTCATAATGGTGGAAGAATGGAAGGATCTAGATGCAATTCATTATCATAACCAAACAGGTCATTTTATAGAGTTTGGAAAAAAAGCAATAGATATATTGGCTTCTCCTGTTGTTGTAAAGACGTTTGAAGTTAAGGAGATCCTCTAG
- a CDS encoding M48 family metallopeptidase, protein MEKPLLVHRHENLLYGLCIITSISIAIYLLISIVGALIFIIVGVFTLFSHAISMSHIQVNGVRITENQFPELYNKVQELCSNMEISKIPEVYVIESGGLLNAFATKVFGLFGKNIVVLYSDFVEASMENEGQEINYVIAHELAHIKRNHITKALLVFPAMWVPFIGVSYSRMAEYTCDRMAAYYTDSSEEAINGLLMLAAGRRLYKKVRLPAYQEQYNDKKGIFITLMELLSTHPPIPKRIHEIETLMYGSPRVALIKRGKQSIAIMLIVFLLFPIVVAGGTFLSILALDKINLFDEFPYESEYTPLMEASLNGDVEAVNELLNEGENPNEMNEYGESPLLIAVVNEHIEVINTLLKNGADPNFQDTEGWTPLMSAVMTENLQVGEILLEAGANPLLVDQYEMTAIDYAKDIGSSEYLQLMNAYIEK, encoded by the coding sequence ATGGAAAAGCCCTTACTTGTTCATCGACATGAAAATTTACTGTATGGACTATGTATTATAACAAGTATTTCAATTGCGATATACTTATTAATTTCAATAGTTGGTGCGCTAATTTTCATTATAGTTGGTGTGTTTACTTTATTTTCGCATGCTATATCTATGTCTCATATTCAAGTAAATGGTGTTCGTATTACGGAAAATCAATTTCCAGAATTATACAATAAAGTCCAAGAGCTTTGTAGCAATATGGAAATATCAAAAATACCTGAAGTATATGTAATTGAATCAGGTGGATTGCTAAATGCTTTTGCTACAAAAGTGTTTGGTTTATTTGGGAAAAATATAGTTGTTTTGTATTCCGATTTTGTGGAAGCATCCATGGAAAATGAAGGACAAGAAATTAATTATGTGATTGCTCATGAGCTTGCTCATATAAAAAGAAATCACATTACAAAAGCTCTACTTGTTTTTCCTGCCATGTGGGTGCCCTTTATCGGAGTAAGTTATTCAAGAATGGCTGAATACACATGTGATCGTATGGCTGCTTATTATACGGACAGTTCTGAAGAAGCTATAAATGGATTACTTATGTTAGCAGCTGGCAGACGTCTGTACAAAAAGGTAAGACTACCTGCTTACCAAGAACAGTATAACGATAAAAAAGGAATATTTATCACATTGATGGAACTTCTTTCAACCCATCCACCGATACCGAAACGAATACATGAAATTGAAACGTTGATGTACGGAAGTCCGCGTGTAGCTCTTATTAAAAGAGGAAAACAATCAATAGCGATTATGTTGATCGTCTTTTTACTGTTTCCGATTGTTGTGGCAGGGGGTACATTCCTTAGTATTCTTGCATTGGATAAGATAAACCTGTTTGATGAATTTCCGTATGAAAGTGAATATACGCCATTAATGGAAGCTTCTTTAAATGGAGATGTAGAAGCAGTCAATGAGTTGCTTAACGAGGGCGAAAATCCAAATGAGATGAACGAATATGGTGAAAGCCCACTTCTTATTGCAGTAGTCAATGAACATATAGAGGTGATAAACACTTTATTAAAAAACGGAGCGGATCCAAATTTTCAAGATACAGAGGGCTGGACACCCCTTATGTCTGCGGTTATGACAGAAAATTTACAAGTAGGCGAAATACTTCTTGAAGCAGGAGCTAATCCACTACTTGTAGACCAATATGAAATGACAGCAATTGACTATGCTAAGGATATTGGTAGTAGTGAGTATTTACAATTAATGAATGCTTATATTGAAAAATAA
- a CDS encoding PAS domain S-box protein, translating to MSSDSIHMIKQNNPPPCNTATISFNQIKVQENIVLSRKEYVTIINYSLDFFAVLIDDKFAVMNESALELFGESSKEGVIGQSILAYIHEDFQDSYIEQTRHLQLLGNRKVLKDYVINRADNRSIYVDLFIRMIECDGAKAIEVMMRDVTLKKNMENDITGSELRYRKLVDNLEDFIGIVDIKGKCMYINKAGSIMLGGTKPSELIGQTICAYFHEDYQDACKRRIRKAILDKEPYPKVEKILITKTGKWKIAEVLSYPIEFNGQTACQFIIRDITKRKNAERQLESAKIKYERLIESSTNGIAIIQDNQCKFVNEAARNLFEAKTKEQLLGKGFYKTLDDEFNQDCKKLIESGGVTSKSERILTTLAGKELHTEVIVISTTFEERPAIQLIIRDVTEQKQAQHLMVQAEKMNIVGQLAAGIAHEIRNPLTSLKGFVQLFRSGTMINDEFLDIMEAELERIDIISSEFLSLAKPGTQRFAPTNLLDILEDVVALLDTEAFKYSVTIQKKFRFNEIVVFGLETQLKQVFINLIKNAIEGMPEGGIIEVKANIVQEEVQVSIKDQGVGMTKSQLVRLGEPFYTTKEKGTGLGLMVSYSIVKNHKGKIEVKSKPKKGTTFTVMLPLHTSTIED from the coding sequence ATGAGCTCTGATAGTATCCATATGATAAAGCAAAATAATCCACCTCCATGTAATACTGCAACCATTAGTTTCAATCAAATTAAGGTGCAAGAGAATATTGTGCTCAGTCGAAAAGAGTACGTTACTATCATTAATTATTCTTTAGATTTTTTTGCAGTGCTAATAGATGATAAGTTTGCAGTTATGAACGAATCAGCTCTTGAGTTGTTCGGTGAATCTTCAAAAGAAGGTGTAATTGGCCAGAGTATATTGGCGTATATACACGAGGACTTCCAAGACTCGTATATAGAACAAACTCGACATTTACAGTTGTTAGGGAACAGAAAAGTTTTAAAAGATTATGTAATTAATAGAGCCGATAACAGATCCATATACGTTGATCTATTCATACGCATGATTGAATGTGACGGTGCTAAGGCAATTGAAGTCATGATGAGAGATGTAACACTTAAGAAGAATATGGAGAATGACATCACAGGTAGTGAACTACGCTATCGAAAGCTCGTCGATAACTTAGAGGATTTTATCGGAATCGTCGATATTAAAGGGAAATGCATGTATATAAACAAAGCCGGTTCCATAATGCTTGGTGGTACAAAGCCAAGTGAGCTTATTGGACAAACTATTTGTGCTTATTTTCACGAGGATTATCAAGATGCTTGTAAAAGGAGAATAAGAAAGGCAATACTTGATAAGGAACCTTATCCAAAAGTGGAAAAGATTCTCATCACAAAAACGGGTAAGTGGAAAATTGCAGAAGTATTATCGTACCCAATAGAATTTAATGGTCAAACAGCTTGTCAATTTATTATTCGTGATATTACAAAACGAAAAAATGCAGAAAGACAGTTAGAAAGTGCAAAGATCAAATATGAAAGATTAATTGAATCATCTACGAATGGTATTGCCATAATTCAAGACAATCAATGTAAATTTGTGAATGAAGCAGCTCGAAATTTATTTGAAGCGAAAACAAAAGAGCAATTACTAGGGAAAGGCTTTTATAAAACTCTCGATGATGAGTTTAATCAAGATTGTAAAAAGCTTATAGAAAGTGGGGGCGTCACAAGTAAGTCTGAGCGAATTTTGACAACGCTAGCTGGAAAAGAGCTTCATACAGAAGTGATTGTTATTTCAACAACCTTTGAAGAACGACCAGCTATTCAGCTTATTATTCGTGATGTCACTGAGCAAAAGCAAGCGCAGCATTTAATGGTACAAGCTGAAAAAATGAACATTGTCGGACAACTTGCTGCTGGTATAGCACATGAGATTCGAAATCCTCTTACATCTTTAAAAGGATTTGTGCAATTATTCCGTTCTGGCACAATGATAAATGACGAATTTCTAGATATTATGGAAGCAGAACTTGAACGAATAGATATAATTTCTAGTGAGTTTTTGAGCTTGGCGAAGCCTGGTACGCAACGATTCGCCCCTACTAATCTTCTAGATATACTCGAGGATGTGGTTGCACTTTTAGATACAGAAGCATTTAAGTATTCTGTCACGATACAGAAGAAGTTCAGATTTAATGAAATCGTAGTTTTTGGTTTAGAAACGCAATTGAAACAAGTGTTTATTAATTTAATAAAAAATGCTATTGAAGGAATGCCAGAAGGAGGAATCATTGAAGTTAAAGCTAATATTGTGCAAGAGGAAGTCCAAGTCTCTATTAAAGATCAAGGCGTGGGAATGACAAAGAGTCAATTAGTTAGACTTGGAGAGCCTTTCTATACTACAAAAGAAAAGGGAACCGGATTAGGACTTATGGTTTCGTATTCTATTGTGAAAAATCACAAGGGAAAAATTGAGGTCAAAAGTAAGCCTAAGAAGGGAACGACATTTACTGTTATGCTTCCGTTACATACATCAACAATTGAGGATTGA